GCGGTATACGAGCTCGCCGGAACAGGCGTTTATGCTGGCAACTCTCTTTTGCGCCTGCAGCTTGTCTATTTCGTCTTCCAGTTTTGCAATCTCCATTTCCAACTCATTCATTTTGTCTTTATAAGTGGAGCCTTTGGTGACTGTGTTGCCCATGGCTAATTCCAGCAGTTTATTGGCTTGGAAGCGGAAGCCGTTTAGCTTTGTCTCTCTTTCTTTTAAGTCGGTCTCTATCTTTTCAAGCTTTGCCTGCGACTCAAGCATGGCGTCTCCCAGGGCCTTTATGATAATGCCCTTGTCCTCAGATGCCCGCCTAAAATAGTCGATTATAGCTTTGTCAAAAGTAGTTGCGGAGATGCGTGTTGCTTTGCATCCCAGAGCCTGCTTGGAGCGGCTGCACTCATAATAAAAAAACTTTCTTCTGTCTCTACCGCCTGAAAAATTGCAGACCATATGGCTTCCGCAGTCGCCGCATCGGAGAATACCGGCGAGGAGGTATTCATAGAATCTTTCTTTCTGCACAAAGTTGTGGCCGGGAAGCTTGGCGCTCAATATTTTGTTGGCCCGCTCCCAGAGCTTCTCATCGACAATCGCCGGGTGATTGCCTTTGTGGTATTCTCCGCTGTATTGAATATAGCCTTTGTAAAAAGGATTTTTTAATATCCTTGAAATAACCTGCCTGCGCCATTCCTTGCCGTTTAGAGTTTTTAGCCCGCGCCTGTGAAGCTCAAGGCCTACCTGCGTAAGCGACCGGTTATCCGCGGCCATCTCCCAGATGATTTTAAGATGCGTAGTTATTTTTTCATCAGGAACAATTTTATGCGGCTGGCGGCCGTTAGGAAGCGGCTCTCCGTCTGGTATAAGCTTATATCCATAAGGCAGCATCCCGCCGACCCATTTGCCCTGGCGCACTCTGGCAATAGCGGATGCTTTCACGCGCTCGCCGGTGAGCTCCCGCTCAAAGGCTGACAAAATCCCAAGTATGCCAATTACTACTCTACCTATGGCGGTTGAGCTGTCCAAGTTTTCTCTTACCGAGACGAAATCGATTTCCTTTTCTCTGAATAGATCAATAAGCCAGTAGAGGTCCCGGGTATTGCGGGTCAAGCGGTCAAGGCGGAAGAAGATTATTCCGTCAAATGGGGCGGTTTCTCTACGCACGCGGTCGATAATCATCTGGATGCCGGGCCGGTTGAGATCCTTGCCGGAATATCCGTCATCGTCTATTCGGCCTTTTTTGCCTATCTTGGCAAGGTCATATCCAAAAGCGTCCAGCAGATTCTTGCAGTGATAGGCCTGGGAATCCAGGGTGGTAAAATCTCCCTGGGCCTGGTCATCAGTAGAGCAGCGGGTATAGATTACATAGCGTTTTTTGTTATTTGCATTATTTGTTTTGGCATTCATAATCATAGAATTCCTACCACATTTTAATGCAGGCATACGCCAGGCAGAAGATCTCCTTCTGCCTGGCGGCGCTAAAACAGTTATGCCTGGGCCTTCTGCTTTTTGCCTTTTCCCCAGCCAGCCTTCCATCTGGCCACTGCCCCGGAGACGATCTCGTTGATGCGCTCCTGGGTTGTGCCTTCCTTGAGGATCTCAACAAGCTCTTCTTTGTTGATTACCCGGAAGTTTTTGATGCCGCGCTCTTTGGCTTTAAGCATCAGCTCATGGCGCGACGACTCTTTGGCGGCTGATTTGCCGGCTTCAGGCTCTTTTGTAGCTTCTACCGGCGCGCTGGCTTTTTCAACGAACGGCATGTTCTTTGATGAGGACGTCTTTAAGAAATTTGCCGAGCTTGGCATGGCCATTCAGGTCAGCTGCGACGGAGATAAAATTACCCAGGAAGAATACCGGCACGGAGACCACGCGCTTATCATTGAAAATATGAAGAAGATTTTAAAGCTAAAGCCGGATATGAGCGTGCGCATGACTTTCACACCTAAGACAGTAGGCAGGCTGGCTATTAATATCCAGTATCTTCATGAGCTTGGCGTTGCCAAGATTACACACCATGCGGTGATGGAAGAGGACTGGACAGAAGAAGCAGTCCAGCAGTACCAGTATCAATTAGCTCAGGTTTATCATTACCGCAGGTACTGCAAAAGGCAGGATATCCCTCTTGAGATCGCTTTCATTGATAAGCCCCTCAAAGTCCTTAACGATGAAATCCCTGCAGAGAAGGAATACTGCCAGGCAGGCAAAAGCTACATTGCCGTATTAGACAACGGAGATGTTTACCCCTGCCACCGTGCAGCAAGCGCCAGGCTCTTTAAGCTGGGAAGTATCTTTGACGAGATTCCTTTTATCAGGGGAATCTTTTTAAATATAGACAAGGAATACACCGGCTGCTGGAAAAACTGCAGGCACTCCAGAACCTGCCACAGCTGCATTATTACGCACTTTAAGGTCAACCAGGAATTAAACGCGCCTTTAGCAAAATACTGCAAGCTCTGCGCTGTGGAAAACAATCAGGCATTAGGATATCTGCCGGTTGAGTTAGCTGACCGCAGGGAGCGGATGCTTTATAAAATAGGCAATGTCCTGGTGGATGTTGCCAGGCAGAATGAGGAAATCTTAAGACTGCTCAAGATAAAAGGAGGGGTTTAACCATGGGCAAAGTTATAAATCACGAGGAGATAACGGTTGAGGATATAGTAAAGAGCTTAAATCCGGCAGTATACAATCCGGGCAGCGGCGAGTCAGCTTCTTTTGCGCTTATCCATGCCGAAGGCGGGCCGATGAGATATTTTGTCAACGGCCAAAACCCTACGCCGTCATCCGGAGCGCTTTTAGAAGATGGAGACATTGTGGAGCTGCCGTCAATTTATCATATTAAGGATTTTAGGGTGGTTAAGTCAGGAGACGACCCGGGCAAACTCACCGTAACTTACGAGGCTTGAAAGGAGGCGTTAAATATGCAGCTGCATCTTAAACACAGAAAGGCAAGCAGAATACTTAAAAGGGCCTATGAGATAAATTCCGACGGAGGCCTTCCTAAGACCGGCCAGAGCATGATTTATCAGCCCGGAGACGACGGCTCATACCAGATGGGCTATCCTCTCGGCGGAGAAGCAAGGTTTATTGACAACGCAGATGGTACGGTAGTCGATTTGGCCACGGGTCTTATGTGGATAAAAAATCCGCAGGAGGCAGGATTAGGTTCTC
This genomic stretch from Candidatus Omnitrophota bacterium harbors:
- a CDS encoding radical SAM protein, giving the protein MRSWVVPSLRISTSSSLLITRKFLMPRSLALSISSWRDDSLAADLPASGSFVASTGALAFSTNGMFFDEDVFKKFAELGMAIQVSCDGDKITQEEYRHGDHALIIENMKKILKLKPDMSVRMTFTPKTVGRLAINIQYLHELGVAKITHHAVMEEDWTEEAVQQYQYQLAQVYHYRRYCKRQDIPLEIAFIDKPLKVLNDEIPAEKEYCQAGKSYIAVLDNGDVYPCHRAASARLFKLGSIFDEIPFIRGIFLNIDKEYTGCWKNCRHSRTCHSCIITHFKVNQELNAPLAKYCKLCAVENNQALGYLPVELADRRERMLYKIGNVLVDVARQNEEILRLLKIKGGV